A region of the Nitrososphaerota archaeon genome:
AGTTGTCAGAAAGGATAGATCGACTTGATGCTGAGGCAGATGCGCTTGATCGAGAAGTGAGCAACCTACTAAAGGCGCTGCCCAATCTCGTGCACGAGTCCGTACCAATTGGGAGAGACGAATCAGATAATGTAGTACTCAGAAGTTGGGGTGAACCTAAACCCTTCCAAATCCCGCCTAGAGACCATATAGCCCTAGGACTCTCGCTTGATGTCATTGACCTAGATAGGGCTGCTAAAGTAGCTGGCTCAAGGTTCTACTACTTAAAGGATAACTTGGTCAGATTAAACTACGCGCTAATATCTTATGCACTCGACTTCTTAAAGCAGAAGGGGTTTACGCTTCTTCAGCCCCCCTACATGTTGAAGAGGGAGGCGATAGAAGGCACGATCATAATTTCAGACTTTGAGGATGTGATCTACAAGATCGAGGGCGAAGATCTATACCTTATCGGGACTGCTGAGCACGCTATAGCAGCTATGCACATGGATGAAATACTTGATGGATTACTGTTACCGTTGAGATATGGTGGGATAAGCCCTTGCTTTAGGAAGGAAGCCGGGGCTCATGGGCGTGATACTAAGGGGATATTTAGGGTTCATCAATTTGAGAAGGTTGAGCAGTTTGTCTTTTGTAAGCCTGAAGATTCGTGGAGGGAGCACGAGATGCTCATACGCAACGCTGAAGAATTCTTCCAATCGCTAGAGATACCATATAGAGTGGTTCTCCTCTGCTCTGGCGATTTAGGCAAGACTTCAGCCAAAACCTATGATCTGGAAGCTTGGTTCCCTGCTCAAAACACCTATAGAGAGGTGGTCTCCTGCAGCAATTGTCTAGATTATCAAGCACGCAGGTTGAGGATAAAGTATAGGGATAAGCCTAACGAGGAGTCGAGGTTTGTTCACACCCTTAATAGTACGCTCGTTGCGACAGAAAGAGCGCTTATAGCGATTATGGAGAATCACCAGAACGAGGACAGCTCGATAAACATACCGAAGGTCCTTAGACCATACTTTGGTGATGAGAGGCTGGTGTTGCAGAATAGAGTAGGGCTTAAATCTATGTAGATCGTGGGCTTGGCTGTTAAATATGCCGAAGCGTCAGTCTGCTAAGATCAAGGATAAGTGGAGGAGCAAGAGTTGGCTGATAGTTGAGGCTCCCCCATCTTTTGGCAGCACCCAAATCGGCTACATCCCGGTTACGGATGTGGAAAAGGCGGCTGGGCGAGTTGTCGAAACCACACTCTACGATATAGTTAAACAAGACCCTCAACAATACGTGTATAAACTATACTTTCAGATCACAGAGGTTCAAGACGGGGTAGCCAAATCCATACTCAAGGCATACGAATACTCTAGAGAGTATCTAAAAAGTCTTATACGTAGGGGCTCATCCATGGTTACATTCATAAAAGACTATGTGACCAAGGATGGTATAACCGTTAGAGTATATGTAGTGGCCTTTACGCAAAGGAGGATAAACTCTTCACGTAAACACGCAATCAGAATGGCGGCTGACAAAGTTCTTTTAGAGAAGACCGCATCCCTAACTTACGACCAGTTCGCCCAAGAGGCTGTGCTGAGCAAGATAGGCTCAGACATCCATAATGAGGCCAGAAAGATCGCTGCCCTAAGACATGTTGGTATATTCAAATTCAAAATAGTGAAGGGCATACCGGTTATGGCTTCGGCTGCGAATATAATTGAAACAGCAGCCAAAGAAGAGGCTGTGGTAGAAGAAGACGAAGAAGAGGAATTTGAAGAAGAGGTTGAAGAGTCTGAAGAAGAGGGTGGCGAAGCGGCGCCTCCTACAAATTAGCCGCGTTTACCAGCCGCTACGATTTTTACTACTTGCCCATCTTCTAATACGTGGTCAGCACCCAATCTTACACCACTAACCGCATCAACAGCATAGAGAAAAGTGTCGCCTAGATCAGTATGTATAAGGTAGGCTAAGTCTCTAGCCGTGGTGCCTTTTCGCACGACTTTGGCGTCTGGTAAAACATTACCTTTTTTATCAGAGAGCTTAGATTCGTCTTCGACTGGATAGACTACGATGCACTGTAGGAGCTGGAAATAGGCTCCGTTAATTGCTTGTTGAACGCCTGTTGAGCCCCATTTTGCAAGAACTCTACGTTCTATGAATTCTAAGGCTCTTTTCTGTTCCGCGGTAAGTTTTTCAGGCGCCTTGATTTTAAAGCTGCTATCTCCTGGTATATAGTCTATAAGCCCTTTTTCTGCTGCTCTTCTTAAAACGAGTTCAGCTTCTGAAGCGCAGGGGATCACTATTCTTCCAGTCTCTTTGAGTTTCGCTATATTCTTTTCTGAAGTAGGTAAGTCGCATTTATTTGCTGCTATAAGGCTCGGCTTCGAATTCCTCCTTAAATAGTCTACGAAGCGATCTATCTGCTCCTCAGACCACGTAGTTGGCTTCTCAGCCTTTAACCCAATCTTACCTATCGCCTCTTGTATCACTTGCTCACCAATACTCAAACCACTTAATCTCTGCGCAAGCATAGGTGCTAGCCTATCCGCACCAGCCTCAACCGTTCTCGCAACTCTCTGCCAATCCTTCATAATTATCTGTTTGAGCCAAAGGTTGAACTCCCTTTCAACGAACTCCACATCTTTGAGCGGGTCGTGGCTGCCCTCTTGACACACCCTACCCTCTTCATCAGTTGAACCTG
Encoded here:
- the serS gene encoding serine--tRNA ligase; the encoded protein is MLDLKLVRERPDIIRDMLAKRGVSFPLDDLLAKDAKRRQMLTEVQKLKHLRNLLSLEIAQAKREGRDVSEKMLAVKELSERIDRLDAEADALDREVSNLLKALPNLVHESVPIGRDESDNVVLRSWGEPKPFQIPPRDHIALGLSLDVIDLDRAAKVAGSRFYYLKDNLVRLNYALISYALDFLKQKGFTLLQPPYMLKREAIEGTIIISDFEDVIYKIEGEDLYLIGTAEHAIAAMHMDEILDGLLLPLRYGGISPCFRKEAGAHGRDTKGIFRVHQFEKVEQFVFCKPEDSWREHEMLIRNAEEFFQSLEIPYRVVLLCSGDLGKTSAKTYDLEAWFPAQNTYREVVSCSNCLDYQARRLRIKYRDKPNEESRFVHTLNSTLVATERALIAIMENHQNEDSSINIPKVLRPYFGDERLVLQNRVGLKSM
- a CDS encoding 30S ribosomal protein S3ae, which codes for MPKRQSAKIKDKWRSKSWLIVEAPPSFGSTQIGYIPVTDVEKAAGRVVETTLYDIVKQDPQQYVYKLYFQITEVQDGVAKSILKAYEYSREYLKSLIRRGSSMVTFIKDYVTKDGITVRVYVVAFTQRRINSSRKHAIRMAADKVLLEKTASLTYDQFAQEAVLSKIGSDIHNEARKIAALRHVGIFKFKIVKGIPVMASAANIIETAAKEEAVVEEDEEEEFEEEVEESEEEGGEAAPPTN
- a CDS encoding redox-regulated ATPase YchF, whose product is MMLVGIIGKPNTGKSTFFNAATLMNVPMANYPFTTIQPNYGIAYLRKECVCKKLNVKDNPVNSICVEGVRLIPVKLVDVAGLVPGASQGRGLGNKFLDDLRQADALIHVVDASGSTDEEGRVCQEGSHDPLKDVEFVEREFNLWLKQIIMKDWQRVARTVEAGADRLAPMLAQRLSGLSIGEQVIQEAIGKIGLKAEKPTTWSEEQIDRFVDYLRRNSKPSLIAANKCDLPTSEKNIAKLKETGRIVIPCASEAELVLRRAAEKGLIDYIPGDSSFKIKAPEKLTAEQKRALEFIERRVLAKWGSTGVQQAINGAYFQLLQCIVVYPVEDESKLSDKKGNVLPDAKVVRKGTTARDLAYLIHTDLGDTFLYAVDAVSGVRLGADHVLEDGQVVKIVAAGKRG